The Aedes aegypti strain LVP_AGWG chromosome 3, AaegL5.0 Primary Assembly, whole genome shotgun sequence genome contains a region encoding:
- the LOC5570577 gene encoding transcription termination factor 3, mitochondrial: protein MYSAIKVFRHTNRLNSHFRRLLSSDAVEKVPIVTSRQSIQQYEDDLEKQFKQMLRDDVRSVLEPVPEQQSVEVYPHTRPAFNFAAYVNKSETLQKLVQLGVDLHKLEKRKGIPQFLLQLDFEKDMKQHLMFLADIGVNPTELGEVITKNPLLFKEDLGNMEVRINYLESKRFVPEQITRIVTKNPFWLMISTRRIDRRLGFFQRTFELVGNEVRSLTAKQPRIITYNLEHIQKSTFSIKEEMGFDQTEMKTLLLSKPKLWLINQDKLLHRFDYVHRRMQVPHREILKTPEILESRDHRIKQRHGFLKFLGKAQYDPQKDLYISLKSLVEGTDEEFVIHTAKSNMECFENYLKTL from the exons ATGTACTCCGCAATTAAAGTTTTTCGGCATACCAATAGACTAAATAGCCATTTCCGGAGATTATTATCTTCAGATGCGGTTGAGAAAGTTCCCATCGTCACGAGTCGTCAATCCATCCAACAGTACGAAGATGACTTGGAGAAGCAATTCAAGCAAATGCTACGCGACGATGTTCGATCAGTGctggaaccggttccggagCAACAATCCGTGGAAGTTTATCCTCATACGCGGCCGGCTTTCAATTTCGCGGCTTATGTGAACAAATCCGAAACGCTGCAAAAGCTGGTTCAACTCGGTGTGGATTTACATAAACTGGAGAAACGGAAGGGAATCCCGCAGTTCTTGCTCCAGCTGGATTTCGAAAAGGATATGAAGCAGCACTTGATGTTCCTGGCAGACATTGGCGTTAATCCGACCGAGTTGGGTGAGGTCATTACTAAAAATCCCTTGCTATTCAAGGAGGATCTCGGAAACATGGAAGTCCGAATCAACTATCTCGAATCGAAGCGATTCGTTCCGGAGCAAATAACGAGAATAGTAACGAAGAACCCATTCTGGCTTATGATAAGCACCCGGCGAATCGATAGGCGATTGGGATTCTTTCAAAGGACCTTCGAGCTGGTGGGCAATGAGGTTCGCTCGCTGACGGCCAAACAGCCAAGGATTATAACATACAACCTGGAACACATACAGAAGAGTACCTTCTCGATCAAAGAGGAGATGGGATTCGATCAGACGGAGATGAAAACTCTGTTGCTCAGCAAGCCTAAGCTGTGGCTGATAA ATCAAGATAAGCTCCTACATCGCTTTGACTATGTCCACCGAAGGATGCAAGTTCCTCATCGGGAAATACTGAAAACTCCGGAAATCTTGGAATCGCGAGATCATCGCATAAAACAGAGGCATggattcttgaaatttctcggaAAAGCACAGTATGACCCACAGAAGGATTTGtacatttctctcaaatcacTGGTGGAAGGTACCGATGAAGAGTTCGTTATCCATACGGCCAAATCGAATATGGAATGCtttgaaaactatttgaagACATTGTAg